One region of Chitinophaga varians genomic DNA includes:
- a CDS encoding glycoside hydrolase, whose product MKKNLPGISLSLLAMVLASACSKSMRDDLKTAADGKLSNQVVAAAVSTDTANITLNWGTTYQRIEGFGAFAGRATPFFESPKRDTIMQQLWGADGLQLNIVRGEVMYHYPFDKTTGTVTIQPAGTTIDMDASSAAYQALNGNQKAQLAQLWILKKLKERYQVPIMIASTWTPPLSMKNNTSQESAKNFNGLNYSCCSTDFANYVAGFTKAYQNEGVNFYAVSPSNEPENVFSDWPASYWTASHLGEFITNNLRPALNAKGLSTVKIISSENAAWGTANSFLSGMDKSKVDILAGHGYVEIGDLILGKRGLNQNPQTWNYATGNRPTWVTEACDDSGVYDATMTGGLKLAINMHKFLAECNVNAYVYWLGMLAIRNNESLICTNSDGSLDYPKTYDVMGQYSRFVHAGYYRFNSALANNSTLKVSAWKDPATGKFSVVVVNPGGAETRTRIKLSGFASNQITSYLTADNTTTHWQQSAPVAAQADGSFVVVVPPASVITFTGTAQ is encoded by the coding sequence ATGAAAAAAAATCTGCCAGGAATTTCCTTGTCCTTATTGGCCATGGTATTGGCCTCTGCATGTTCCAAAAGTATGCGGGACGACCTGAAGACCGCTGCCGACGGTAAACTCTCTAATCAGGTGGTAGCTGCCGCAGTCAGCACCGACACTGCCAACATTACCCTGAACTGGGGCACCACCTATCAGCGCATAGAAGGCTTCGGCGCGTTTGCCGGCCGCGCCACGCCTTTCTTTGAGTCGCCTAAGCGCGACACCATCATGCAACAGCTCTGGGGCGCTGACGGTTTGCAGCTGAATATCGTACGTGGTGAAGTGATGTACCATTATCCGTTCGACAAAACAACCGGCACGGTGACAATCCAGCCGGCAGGTACTACCATCGACATGGACGCTTCCAGCGCTGCGTACCAGGCCCTTAACGGTAACCAGAAAGCGCAACTGGCGCAGCTTTGGATACTGAAGAAACTGAAAGAGCGCTACCAGGTGCCTATTATGATCGCCAGCACCTGGACGCCGCCATTGTCCATGAAAAACAACACCTCCCAGGAGAGCGCCAAAAACTTCAACGGCCTTAACTACAGCTGCTGCTCCACAGACTTCGCCAACTACGTGGCCGGCTTCACCAAAGCCTATCAGAACGAAGGCGTCAACTTCTACGCGGTATCACCGAGCAATGAACCGGAGAACGTATTCTCCGATTGGCCTGCTTCCTATTGGACCGCCTCACATCTGGGAGAATTTATCACCAACAATCTCCGTCCTGCTTTAAACGCCAAAGGACTGAGCACCGTAAAAATCATCTCTTCTGAAAACGCCGCATGGGGCACCGCCAACAGCTTCCTGTCCGGTATGGACAAAAGCAAAGTCGATATTCTCGCCGGACACGGTTATGTGGAGATCGGAGACCTGATCCTGGGCAAACGCGGACTGAATCAAAACCCGCAAACATGGAACTACGCCACCGGCAACCGTCCTACATGGGTAACAGAGGCCTGCGATGACAGCGGTGTATATGACGCCACCATGACCGGCGGCCTGAAGCTCGCCATCAACATGCACAAGTTCCTGGCAGAATGTAACGTGAACGCCTATGTGTACTGGTTAGGAATGCTGGCCATCCGGAATAACGAATCGCTGATATGCACCAATAGTGACGGCTCACTGGACTACCCTAAAACCTATGACGTAATGGGACAATATTCCAGGTTCGTACATGCCGGGTATTATCGGTTCAATTCCGCACTGGCCAACAACTCCACCCTGAAGGTATCAGCCTGGAAAGATCCGGCCACCGGCAAATTCAGCGTGGTAGTGGTGAACCCGGGCGGCGCTGAAACCCGTACCCGTATTAAACTGTCGGGCTTCGCCAGCAATCAGATCACTTCTTACCTGACTGCCGATAATACCACCACTCACTGGCAACAAAGCGCACCGGTAGCAGCACAGGCTGATGGTAGCTTTGTAGTGGTAGTGCCGCCTGCAAGCGTTATTACGTTTACAGGGACCGCGCAATAA
- a CDS encoding M43 family zinc metalloprotease translates to MSPLSRKIITLLLCLVAGYGVNAQQPGLPPLPDHCTSSKAMQDLYKKHPASRQAAINQEAQIKKIIAVMRQQRAALAGPVQYTIPVVFHINDPVNPYKVTMEQIRSAIDILNQDYNLLNADYSSIDPRFIGLAANLHITFRLADIDPQGNPTNGVTYHYNDLDGRSPDGTGSAVKSISYWPGNKYLNIWIVSEVEQKGVYNNSGWTYLPDDWVASNHLDGVVYNWRYLGAPGVGSSENNQPNMKRVLTHEVGHFLNLQHTFENGCTAPGDEVDDTPPTQSNFGGCNLNANWCGSVANVENYMDYSSCAKMFTVGQRDRMLAALTGNVAQRSNLWSATNLAATLLPDSVKRLVPNFTLFNESDVNNGAITGTDTLKLLGGAQFAISSGTFTAGTHFTTQNVPAGLTAQVQVVNSKTAILTFTGNASQHAVANNNDSVKITFLNAAIQGGVSSLYRSYVVFGIHFLDPYKIVYTDYPDVTITSGNPWQYISFGAGDAEYGGWFDNNKLRFETYQKAAVCEGTTLNISPLAANTLIGDTSNFVVGGAYPNEHDIYSATYTKWAGKTAYIGLKFTMGGKPRYGWMRISVAADGSSYTIKDYAWNQAPNGSIRTGDAGKATVSWSRTAFREALSNDGAITDTAEVGILGNTFAISSGNFTANTHYTVSNLPAGLSVQLTALNNTTARLTFTGKATSNAAANSTTATITFLQAAFSTPQTPDSSQKQLSISFRDPFQIKYVDVNDTTYTINATNNWYYFLVDNNADAAYGLWSDSGKLRLETYKKPIVTVGATRNIAMLAAGTVISDSSNFVAGGDYPNEHDLVTTAYTPWKGQTAYAGFTFSSGGENFYGWFRFKVNANGTSYTLMDYAYNTLPGGSIKAGQMSSTPPQDTGLRVQDYCTASTALNYNTITRVRFANLDNSSQWDGYKDFTALSANVIAGQSYQLQVNLGVEYWPDISVAVWIDWNGDKQLNDTTEKVYVKRGSGPFSQTITVPANAKTGPTLMRVRMGYGSNVKPCGIDAYQGEVEDYKVNVSGGSSLMTMKEAVNKPVLTATSPFDDRIQLYFQSVWNGPVIVRLYGLDGHIVKEQREQVIKGMNRIQVNSLSTLPSGVYLIDISRGFERISVKVVK, encoded by the coding sequence ATGTCACCTTTATCACGAAAGATAATAACGCTCTTGTTATGTCTGGTGGCCGGCTATGGGGTTAATGCCCAGCAGCCCGGACTTCCGCCGCTTCCCGATCACTGTACTTCCTCAAAAGCCATGCAGGACCTGTACAAAAAACATCCCGCTTCCCGGCAGGCCGCCATCAACCAGGAAGCACAGATCAAAAAAATAATTGCCGTTATGCGCCAGCAGAGAGCCGCGCTGGCAGGACCTGTGCAGTATACCATTCCGGTGGTGTTTCACATCAATGACCCGGTAAACCCCTATAAGGTGACGATGGAACAAATCCGCTCCGCCATCGATATCCTCAATCAGGATTATAACCTGCTCAATGCAGACTATTCATCTATCGATCCGCGTTTTATCGGATTGGCGGCTAATCTGCATATCACTTTCCGCTTAGCGGACATTGACCCGCAGGGAAATCCCACTAACGGGGTCACCTACCATTACAATGACCTGGACGGCCGTTCCCCCGATGGTACCGGCTCTGCTGTAAAAAGCATTTCTTACTGGCCGGGCAATAAATACCTCAACATCTGGATTGTGAGCGAGGTGGAACAGAAAGGGGTGTACAACAATTCCGGATGGACCTATCTGCCCGACGACTGGGTCGCTTCCAATCACCTGGATGGTGTTGTGTACAACTGGCGTTACCTGGGCGCTCCCGGTGTGGGCAGCTCAGAGAACAACCAGCCCAATATGAAAAGGGTGCTGACACATGAAGTGGGGCACTTCCTCAACCTGCAGCACACTTTTGAAAACGGTTGTACCGCCCCTGGCGATGAGGTGGATGACACGCCGCCTACACAGTCCAACTTCGGTGGCTGTAACCTCAACGCCAACTGGTGCGGATCTGTAGCGAACGTTGAGAACTATATGGACTACTCCTCCTGTGCCAAAATGTTCACGGTAGGACAGCGCGACCGTATGCTGGCGGCGCTGACAGGCAACGTGGCCCAACGCAGCAACCTGTGGAGCGCCACCAACCTGGCCGCTACCTTATTACCTGATTCCGTAAAAAGGCTGGTGCCTAATTTTACGCTCTTCAACGAAAGTGACGTGAACAACGGCGCTATTACGGGAACGGATACACTGAAATTGCTGGGCGGCGCACAGTTTGCCATCAGCAGCGGCACCTTCACAGCAGGTACGCATTTCACCACACAGAACGTGCCCGCTGGTCTGACGGCGCAGGTGCAGGTGGTGAACAGCAAAACCGCTATACTGACTTTTACCGGCAACGCCAGTCAGCACGCGGTGGCCAACAACAACGACAGTGTAAAAATCACTTTCCTGAATGCCGCCATACAAGGCGGTGTAAGCTCACTGTACCGCAGCTACGTAGTTTTCGGTATCCACTTCCTCGATCCCTATAAGATCGTTTATACAGACTATCCCGATGTTACGATCACCAGCGGCAATCCATGGCAGTACATCAGCTTCGGCGCCGGTGATGCGGAATACGGCGGCTGGTTCGATAATAACAAGTTGCGCTTCGAAACCTATCAGAAAGCGGCTGTCTGCGAAGGCACTACGCTTAATATCTCACCGCTGGCAGCCAACACGCTGATCGGCGATACTTCCAACTTTGTGGTGGGCGGCGCTTATCCCAATGAACACGATATTTACAGCGCTACCTATACCAAATGGGCGGGCAAGACCGCCTATATTGGCCTGAAGTTCACTATGGGCGGAAAACCCCGCTATGGATGGATGCGCATCAGCGTAGCTGCTGATGGCAGCAGTTATACCATCAAAGACTATGCATGGAACCAGGCGCCTAACGGCAGCATTAGAACGGGTGATGCCGGTAAGGCCACCGTTTCCTGGTCCAGGACAGCCTTCCGCGAAGCGCTTTCCAATGACGGCGCTATAACGGATACGGCTGAAGTAGGAATACTGGGCAATACCTTTGCCATCAGCTCCGGCAACTTTACTGCCAACACGCATTATACGGTCAGCAATCTGCCGGCCGGATTAAGTGTGCAGCTGACCGCACTGAATAACACCACGGCGCGTTTAACCTTTACCGGTAAAGCCACCAGCAACGCTGCGGCTAACAGTACTACCGCTACCATTACGTTCCTGCAGGCGGCGTTCAGTACCCCGCAAACGCCTGACAGCAGCCAGAAACAGCTCAGCATCAGCTTCCGCGATCCATTCCAGATCAAATACGTGGACGTAAACGATACCACTTACACCATTAACGCTACCAACAACTGGTACTACTTCCTGGTGGATAACAACGCGGATGCGGCTTACGGCCTGTGGTCCGACAGCGGTAAACTGCGGCTGGAAACCTATAAGAAACCAATAGTGACGGTAGGCGCCACCAGGAACATCGCGATGCTGGCGGCCGGTACGGTCATCAGTGATTCGTCCAACTTTGTGGCGGGTGGTGATTATCCTAACGAGCATGACCTGGTAACGACGGCTTATACGCCATGGAAAGGCCAGACAGCCTATGCAGGATTCACTTTCTCTTCCGGTGGTGAAAACTTCTATGGGTGGTTCCGTTTTAAAGTCAACGCTAACGGTACCAGCTATACGCTGATGGACTATGCTTACAATACATTACCGGGCGGCAGTATCAAGGCAGGCCAGATGTCATCCACGCCGCCGCAGGACACCGGTCTCCGGGTACAGGACTATTGCACTGCCAGCACGGCATTGAATTACAATACCATCACACGCGTACGCTTCGCCAACCTGGACAACAGTTCACAATGGGACGGCTACAAAGACTTCACCGCGTTGTCCGCGAATGTGATAGCCGGACAGTCCTATCAGTTGCAGGTCAACCTGGGCGTGGAATACTGGCCTGACATTTCCGTAGCGGTATGGATAGACTGGAATGGGGACAAACAGCTGAACGACACTACAGAAAAAGTATACGTGAAACGTGGCAGCGGTCCGTTTAGCCAGACCATCACCGTGCCTGCCAATGCGAAAACAGGTCCAACCCTGATGCGCGTACGCATGGGCTATGGCAGCAACGTGAAACCCTGTGGCATAGATGCTTACCAGGGAGAAGTAGAGGACTATAAAGTCAATGTGAGCGGTGGTTCTTCCCTGATGACGATGAAGGAGGCAGTAAATAAACCGGTGCTGACGGCTACCAGTCCGTTTGATGACCGTATACAATTGTATTTCCAGTCTGTCTGGAATGGTCCGGTGATCGTCCGGTTATATGGTCTCGATGGCCATATCGTGAAAGAGCAAAGGGAGCAGGTGATCAAAGGCATGAACAGAATACAGGTGAACAGTCTTTCCACCTTGCCATCTGGTGTTTATCTGATAGATATCTCCCGTGGTTTTGAGCGCATCAGCGTGAAAGTGGTGAAGTAG